The Kitasatospora sp. NBC_00374 genome has a segment encoding these proteins:
- a CDS encoding SDR family NAD(P)-dependent oxidoreductase, giving the protein MADRLTVVSGGGTGIGRAIAHAFAADGDRVVILGRRPEILERARAEIDREVGAPRVLPLAVDLTDPEQVTRAAGAIAALGPVDVLVNNAGAIVTAPADDSLAALAEAWRRDLDTNLLTAVLLTSALLDRLRRPGGRLVLISSAAAQRGGAGAHSAGSYAAAKAALHGWAFGLARQLGPDGITVNVLAPGYVADTPIFGDRATADFHAGKIADTLVGRAGTPADVAAAVGYLASPAAGYLTGQVIGLNGGAVLGR; this is encoded by the coding sequence GGCGGTACGGGGATCGGCCGGGCGATCGCCCACGCCTTCGCGGCGGACGGGGACCGGGTCGTCATCCTCGGCCGACGGCCCGAGATCCTCGAACGGGCCCGGGCCGAGATCGACCGGGAGGTCGGCGCACCCCGGGTCCTCCCGCTCGCCGTGGACCTGACCGACCCGGAGCAGGTCACCCGTGCGGCCGGGGCGATCGCGGCCCTGGGCCCGGTCGACGTCCTGGTGAACAACGCCGGCGCCATCGTCACCGCACCGGCGGACGACAGCCTGGCCGCGCTCGCCGAGGCCTGGCGGCGGGACCTGGACACCAACCTGCTGACGGCCGTACTGCTCACCAGCGCGCTGCTCGACCGGCTGCGCCGCCCCGGCGGCCGACTCGTCCTGATCAGTTCGGCGGCGGCCCAGCGGGGTGGCGCGGGCGCCCACTCGGCGGGCTCGTACGCCGCGGCCAAGGCGGCCCTGCACGGCTGGGCCTTCGGTCTGGCCCGCCAGTTGGGGCCGGACGGCATCACCGTCAACGTGCTCGCGCCCGGCTACGTGGCCGACACCCCGATCTTCGGCGACCGGGCGACCGCCGACTTCCACGCCGGAAAGATCGCCGACACGCTGGTCGGCCGGGCCGGCACCCCGGCCGACGTGGCGGCCGCGGTCGGCTACCTCGCCTCTCCGGCGGCCGGTTACCTCACCGGGCAGGTGATCGGCCTCAACGGCGGTGCCGTGCTGGGGCGGTAG
- a CDS encoding nitronate monooxygenase encodes MTVDAIGLDVPVVAAPMAGGATTPQLVAAVNAAGGLGFLAAGYRTAAAVAEQIGATRELTDRPFGLNLFVPAAPGDPAAVAAYRERLRPEAERYGVDLPTAIAPDRDDWDAKIELLLADPVPLVSYTFGLPSPAEAEALRAAGITQVGTVTTPAEARAAAEAGMDLLTVQGPEAGGHRATHRAGAAPGEVPLPDLLAEVRAEVALPLIAAGGIADAAGLAAVLRAGAVAAQLGTAFLRCTESGASPAHQGALVDERFTETAVTRTFTGRPARGLRNAFIDRYEPYAPTAYPEVHHLTQPLRAAAAGRGDLGAMHLWAGTGHRLARTGPAADVVRAFAAGTR; translated from the coding sequence ATGACGGTGGATGCGATCGGCCTCGACGTGCCCGTGGTGGCCGCGCCGATGGCGGGCGGGGCCACCACGCCGCAGCTGGTGGCGGCCGTGAACGCGGCGGGCGGGCTCGGCTTCCTGGCCGCCGGCTACCGGACGGCCGCCGCCGTGGCCGAGCAGATCGGGGCCACCCGGGAGCTGACGGACCGGCCGTTCGGCCTCAACCTCTTCGTCCCGGCCGCGCCCGGCGACCCCGCGGCCGTGGCGGCCTACCGGGAGCGGCTGCGCCCCGAGGCCGAGCGGTACGGCGTCGACCTGCCGACCGCGATCGCCCCCGACCGGGACGACTGGGACGCCAAGATCGAGTTGCTGCTGGCGGACCCGGTGCCGCTGGTCTCGTACACCTTCGGTCTGCCCTCCCCGGCCGAGGCCGAGGCGCTGCGCGCGGCCGGGATCACCCAGGTCGGTACCGTGACCACGCCCGCCGAGGCGCGGGCGGCGGCCGAGGCGGGCATGGACCTGCTGACGGTGCAGGGCCCCGAGGCGGGCGGCCACCGGGCCACCCACCGGGCCGGGGCGGCGCCCGGCGAGGTGCCGCTGCCCGACCTGCTGGCCGAGGTCCGGGCCGAGGTCGCCCTGCCGCTGATCGCCGCCGGCGGCATCGCGGACGCCGCGGGCCTGGCCGCCGTCCTGCGGGCCGGCGCGGTGGCCGCCCAGCTCGGCACCGCCTTCCTGCGCTGCACGGAGTCCGGCGCCTCGCCTGCGCATCAGGGCGCACTGGTGGACGAGCGGTTCACCGAGACGGCCGTCACCCGGACCTTCACCGGCCGGCCGGCACGCGGTCTGCGCAACGCCTTCATCGACCGGTACGAGCCGTACGCGCCGACCGCCTATCCGGAGGTGCACCACCTCACCCAGCCGCTGCGCGCGGCGGCGGCCGGGCGCGGCGACCTCGGGGCGATGCACCTCTGGGCCGGCACCGGTCACCGGCTCGCCCGCACCGGCCCGGCGGCGGACGTCGTCCGGGCGTTCGCGGCGGGCACGCGGTAG
- a CDS encoding aminopeptidase P family protein translates to MTAEPTPRLNTGSHDLPVSPALDAFMGTAWAATPLPAGERVPGHDATPARRRRLATAFPGERLLVPAGQLKVRSNDCDYRFRPHSAYAWLTGLTGEEQVGHVLVVEPDGEPVLYLRPRSPRGGGSPYGSEFYRDRRYGEFWVGRRPDLAEAAQLTGVRTEHLDDLAKLFTGPQPVTRVLAGVDPALDALAGRPDTAADPLDTRLATALSELRLIKDAWEVGQLQLSVDLTTTGFEDVVRALPAALRHGRGERWLEGTFNLRARAEGNGPGYDTIVASGAHACVLHWIRNDGALDPNKLLLLDAGVETDSLYTADITRTLPLSGTFSPVQRQVYELVLAAQDAAIATLRPGASFRDFHRAGMRVIAEGLAEWGVLRISAEEALREDSGLFRRYTLCSSGHMLGLDVHDCAKARSETYLDGVLEEGMVLTVEPGLYLQPDDETLPLELRGIGVRIEDDLVITADGARLMSGALPRTVAGIEEWMGTLLG, encoded by the coding sequence GTGACCGCCGAGCCCACCCCCCGCCTCAACACCGGCAGCCACGATCTGCCCGTCTCGCCCGCCCTCGACGCGTTCATGGGCACCGCATGGGCCGCCACCCCGCTGCCCGCCGGCGAACGGGTGCCCGGACACGACGCCACCCCGGCCCGGCGCCGCCGGCTGGCCACCGCCTTCCCCGGTGAGCGACTGCTCGTCCCCGCCGGGCAGTTGAAGGTCCGCAGCAACGACTGCGACTACCGCTTCCGCCCGCACAGCGCCTACGCCTGGCTCACCGGCCTCACCGGCGAGGAGCAGGTCGGCCACGTCCTGGTGGTCGAGCCCGACGGCGAGCCGGTGCTCTACCTGCGCCCGCGCTCCCCGCGCGGCGGCGGCAGCCCGTACGGCTCGGAGTTCTACCGCGACCGCCGCTACGGGGAGTTCTGGGTCGGCCGCCGACCCGACCTGGCCGAGGCCGCGCAGCTCACCGGCGTCCGCACCGAGCACCTGGACGACCTGGCCAAGCTGTTCACCGGCCCGCAGCCCGTCACCCGGGTGCTCGCCGGCGTCGACCCCGCGCTGGACGCCCTCGCCGGCCGCCCCGACACGGCGGCCGACCCGCTGGACACCCGACTCGCCACCGCGCTCTCCGAACTGCGCCTGATCAAGGACGCCTGGGAGGTCGGACAGCTCCAGCTCTCGGTCGACCTCACCACCACCGGCTTCGAGGACGTGGTCCGCGCCCTGCCCGCCGCACTGCGCCACGGCCGGGGCGAGCGCTGGCTGGAGGGAACGTTCAACCTCCGCGCCCGCGCCGAGGGCAACGGCCCCGGCTACGACACCATCGTCGCCTCCGGCGCCCACGCCTGCGTCCTGCACTGGATCCGCAACGACGGCGCCCTCGACCCGAACAAGCTGCTGCTGCTCGACGCGGGCGTGGAGACCGACTCCCTCTACACCGCCGACATCACCCGCACCCTCCCGCTCTCCGGGACCTTCTCCCCCGTCCAGCGCCAGGTGTACGAACTGGTGCTGGCCGCCCAGGACGCCGCCATCGCCACGCTGCGCCCCGGCGCCAGCTTCCGGGACTTCCACCGGGCCGGCATGCGGGTGATCGCCGAGGGCCTGGCCGAGTGGGGCGTCCTGCGGATCTCCGCCGAGGAGGCCCTGCGCGAGGACAGCGGCCTCTTCCGCCGCTACACCCTCTGCAGCAGCGGCCACATGCTCGGCCTGGACGTCCACGACTGCGCGAAGGCCCGGTCCGAGACCTACCTCGACGGCGTGCTGGAGGAGGGCATGGTCCTCACCGTCGAGCCCGGCCTCTACCTGCAGCCCGACGACGAGACGCTGCCGCTCGAACTGCGCGGCATCGGCGTGCGGATCGAGGACGACCTGGTGATCACCGCCGACGGCGCCCGGCTGATGTCCGGCGCGCTGCCGCGCACCGTGGCCGGCATCGAGGAGTGGATGGGCACCCTGCTGGGCTGA
- a CDS encoding ABC transporter substrate-binding protein has translation MNRRTHVALAATIAATLTLGLGACSSNGGSAGGAGDQAGVTTEGNGVIGGTPVKGGTLTILSNQDFDQLDPARNWTMPVMDVGVRMLYRTLTTFKAAPGAEGLKIEPDLATDLGTPSDGAKTWTFHLKDGLKYEDGTPIVADDVKYNVERSFSPELAGGPDYAVRYLNAPDGYQGPLKGERLGKEAIEVPDAKTIVFHLKRPVAEFGYTVTLPTFSPVPKAKETGANYSNHPVSSGPYKIEEYDRGKRMVLVRNTSWDEKSDPVRKAYPDRIVVEQTLKGAGIADRLIADQGEDKNAISYVDLVSAKVSEVLTNPDLKKRLISENSGCTSMLVMNTSKAPFDNPKLRLALQYAVDKEAFAAAVGGPAFNDVATTFLPPVLTAGAPIDHFMIKPAGDPEKAKSLMAEAGFANGLQTELVTSTGAKAQAESIQASLKKVGVEVTVTTVDPTAVNSIVGDKDKQPGLSMSGWCPDYPSAATFLPMIFDGRSIKDKSNNGNNSRFNDPETIAELDRIAGLDDLQKANTSWLALDAKIMDKSPAVPLTWQKKPLLVGSNIAGAYAHPVWSGQIDYAAIGLKSVK, from the coding sequence ATGAACAGGCGTACCCACGTCGCCCTGGCGGCGACGATCGCAGCAACCCTCACCCTCGGCCTCGGGGCGTGCAGCAGCAACGGCGGCAGCGCTGGCGGGGCCGGTGACCAGGCGGGCGTCACCACCGAGGGCAACGGCGTCATCGGCGGGACGCCGGTCAAGGGCGGCACCCTCACCATCCTGTCCAACCAGGACTTCGACCAGCTCGACCCGGCCCGCAACTGGACCATGCCGGTGATGGACGTCGGCGTCCGGATGCTCTACCGCACCCTGACCACGTTCAAGGCGGCCCCGGGCGCCGAGGGCCTGAAGATCGAGCCCGACCTGGCCACCGACCTCGGCACCCCGAGCGACGGCGCGAAGACCTGGACCTTCCACCTGAAGGACGGCCTCAAGTACGAGGACGGCACCCCGATCGTCGCCGACGACGTCAAGTACAACGTCGAGCGCTCCTTCTCGCCGGAGCTGGCCGGCGGCCCCGACTACGCCGTGCGCTACCTGAACGCCCCCGACGGCTACCAGGGCCCGCTCAAGGGCGAGCGGCTGGGCAAGGAGGCCATCGAGGTCCCGGACGCGAAGACCATCGTCTTCCACCTCAAGCGCCCGGTCGCGGAGTTCGGCTACACCGTGACCCTGCCGACCTTCTCGCCGGTGCCGAAGGCGAAGGAGACCGGTGCCAACTACAGCAACCACCCGGTCTCCTCGGGCCCGTACAAGATCGAGGAGTACGACCGCGGCAAGCGCATGGTGCTGGTCCGCAACACCAGTTGGGACGAGAAGAGCGACCCGGTCCGCAAGGCGTACCCGGACCGGATCGTGGTCGAGCAGACCCTGAAGGGCGCCGGCATCGCGGACCGGCTGATCGCCGACCAGGGCGAGGACAAGAACGCGATCTCCTACGTCGACCTGGTCTCCGCCAAGGTCAGCGAGGTGCTCACCAACCCGGACCTGAAGAAGCGTCTGATCAGCGAGAACTCCGGCTGCACCTCGATGCTGGTGATGAACACCAGCAAGGCGCCGTTCGACAACCCCAAGCTCCGCCTCGCCCTGCAGTACGCGGTGGACAAGGAGGCCTTCGCGGCCGCGGTGGGCGGTCCGGCGTTCAACGACGTCGCCACCACCTTCCTGCCGCCGGTGCTGACCGCCGGTGCGCCGATCGACCACTTCATGATCAAGCCGGCCGGTGACCCGGAGAAGGCCAAGTCGCTGATGGCCGAGGCCGGTTTCGCCAACGGGCTGCAGACCGAGCTGGTCACCTCCACCGGTGCCAAGGCACAGGCCGAGTCGATCCAGGCCTCGCTGAAGAAGGTCGGCGTCGAGGTCACCGTCACCACCGTCGACCCGACCGCCGTCAACTCGATCGTCGGCGACAAGGACAAGCAGCCCGGCCTGTCGATGAGCGGCTGGTGCCCCGACTACCCGTCCGCCGCGACCTTCCTGCCAATGATCTTCGACGGCCGCTCGATCAAGGACAAGAGCAACAACGGCAACAACAGCCGGTTCAACGACCCGGAGACCATCGCCGAGCTCGACCGGATCGCCGGCCTCGACGACCTGCAGAAGGCCAACACCTCCTGGCTCGCCCTCGACGCCAAGATCATGGACAAGTCGCCGGCCGTGCCGCTGACCTGGCAGAAGAAGCCGCTGCTGGTCGGCTCCAACATCGCCGGCGCCTACGCCCACCCGGTGTGGTCCGGCCAGATCGACTACGCGGCCATCGGCCTGAAGTCCGTCAAGTAG
- a CDS encoding ABC transporter permease, with amino-acid sequence MTAPLSEAAARGAGAAVSPAAPAPAAPPASPWRLTWHRLRSQKAAMVGLGIIVFFVLCSLLAPVLTAISGHGPSDTDKKALNLYLGGVPKEPLGGIGPDHWLGVEPGLGRDIFARLLYGGQISLLVAFSAALITTVIGVLLGISAGYFGGRTDTVISRFMDIMMSFPSLIFMIALLSVARDANRILLLIAVMSVFGWPYIARVIRGQTLSLKHREYVEAARACGTSSARILFTEILPNLTGTIIVYVTLAIPGLIGAEAALTYLGVGVRPPTPSWGQMISDAVPYYKVDPMFFVLPSVCLFLVVLAFTLLGDALRDALDPKGSRA; translated from the coding sequence ATGACCGCCCCGCTCTCCGAGGCAGCCGCCCGGGGAGCGGGGGCGGCGGTCAGCCCCGCCGCCCCCGCTCCCGCAGCGCCTCCCGCCTCGCCCTGGCGCCTCACCTGGCACCGGCTCCGCAGCCAGAAGGCCGCCATGGTCGGCCTCGGCATCATCGTCTTCTTCGTCCTGTGCTCCCTGCTCGCCCCAGTCCTCACCGCGATCAGCGGCCACGGCCCGTCCGACACGGACAAGAAGGCCCTCAACCTCTACCTCGGCGGTGTACCCAAGGAACCGCTCGGCGGCATCGGCCCCGACCACTGGCTGGGCGTCGAACCGGGCCTGGGCCGCGACATCTTCGCCCGGCTCCTGTACGGCGGACAGATCAGCCTGCTGGTCGCCTTCAGCGCCGCACTCATCACCACCGTGATCGGCGTGCTGCTGGGCATCAGCGCCGGCTACTTCGGCGGCCGGACCGACACCGTGATCAGCCGCTTCATGGACATCATGATGTCCTTCCCCAGCCTGATCTTCATGATCGCGCTGCTCTCGGTGGCCCGGGACGCCAACCGCATCCTGCTGCTGATCGCGGTGATGAGCGTGTTCGGCTGGCCCTACATCGCCCGGGTGATCCGCGGTCAGACCCTCTCGCTCAAACACCGCGAGTACGTCGAGGCCGCCCGCGCCTGCGGCACCTCCAGCGCCCGGATCCTGTTCACCGAGATCCTGCCCAACCTCACCGGCACCATCATCGTGTACGTCACGCTGGCGATCCCCGGCCTGATCGGCGCCGAGGCCGCGCTGACCTACCTCGGCGTCGGAGTCCGGCCCCCGACGCCCTCCTGGGGCCAGATGATCTCGGACGCGGTGCCCTACTACAAGGTCGACCCGATGTTCTTCGTCCTGCCCAGCGTCTGCCTGTTCCTGGTCGTGCTGGCCTTCACCCTGCTGGGCGACGCACTGCGCGACGCCCTCGACCCGAAGGGCAGCCGGGCATGA
- a CDS encoding ABC transporter permease translates to MIGFLVRRLIGIVLTLVVICAITFAVFYLLPTDPAAQFCGKDCSAERILLVRQQMGLDDPLIVQFGRYLVGIFAGQTLGSGSYAVQCDFPCFGYSYQSAQPVWDLMMDRLPASASLAVGAAVLWLVLGVTAGVVSALRRNTWLDRTVMVGTIGVAALPVYFTAMILLYFVVSVMDLIPYPRYIAFGEDPFGWIENLVLPWITLALMSAAIYARMTRNSVIETMAEPFVRTARAKGLPERRVVAKHGLRPALTPVATMLGMDLGGLLAGALITESLFGLPGVGKLFADSLNKADQPVIMGITLLASFFIVTSNLIVDMVYAWIDPRARLS, encoded by the coding sequence ATGATCGGATTCCTGGTCCGGCGGCTGATCGGCATCGTCCTCACCCTCGTGGTGATCTGCGCCATCACCTTCGCCGTCTTCTACCTCCTGCCGACCGACCCGGCCGCCCAGTTCTGCGGCAAGGACTGCTCGGCGGAACGGATCCTGCTGGTCCGCCAGCAGATGGGCCTGGACGACCCGCTGATCGTCCAGTTCGGCCGCTACCTGGTCGGCATCTTCGCCGGCCAGACCCTCGGCAGCGGCAGCTACGCCGTGCAGTGCGACTTCCCCTGCTTCGGCTACTCCTACCAGAGCGCCCAGCCGGTCTGGGACCTGATGATGGACCGCCTCCCCGCCAGCGCCTCGCTGGCCGTCGGCGCGGCCGTCCTGTGGCTGGTGCTCGGCGTCACGGCCGGCGTGGTCTCCGCGCTGCGCCGCAACACCTGGCTCGACCGCACCGTCATGGTCGGCACCATCGGGGTCGCCGCCCTGCCGGTCTACTTCACCGCGATGATCCTGCTCTACTTCGTCGTCTCGGTGATGGACCTGATCCCCTACCCCCGGTACATCGCCTTCGGCGAGGACCCGTTCGGCTGGATCGAGAACCTGGTCCTGCCCTGGATCACGCTCGCCCTGATGTCCGCCGCGATCTACGCCCGGATGACCCGCAACTCCGTCATCGAGACGATGGCCGAGCCGTTCGTGCGCACCGCCCGGGCGAAGGGCCTGCCGGAGCGCCGGGTGGTGGCCAAACACGGCCTGCGGCCCGCCCTCACCCCGGTGGCCACCATGCTCGGCATGGACCTCGGCGGCCTGCTGGCCGGAGCGCTGATCACCGAGTCGCTGTTCGGCCTCCCGGGCGTCGGCAAGCTCTTCGCCGACTCGCTCAACAAGGCCGACCAGCCGGTGATCATGGGCATCACCCTGCTCGCCTCCTTCTTCATCGTCACCTCCAACCTGATCGTGGACATGGTCTACGCCTGGATCGACCCGAGGGCGAGGCTGTCGTGA
- a CDS encoding ABC transporter ATP-binding protein: MTLLEVKDLAVQFSTAEGTVRAVRGVDFTVEAGRTLGIVGESGSGKSVTSLAVMGLHRGAEVTGSVRFDGTELIGAPEETVRALRGRRMAMVFQDALTSLHPYFTIGDQISEAYQAHFGGKRRTAWARAVEVLGDVGIPEPARRAGEYPHQFSGGMRQRAMIALALSCEPDLIIADEPTTALDVTVQAQVLELLMKLQQDRGLGIIMITHDLGVIARVADEVLVMYGGSAAEQAPAETLFTAPRHPYTRGLLDSLPRLDAADGDALVSIPGSPPSLLAPPAGCPFHPRCAVYEAASEEGRRACTDERPPLRLVAEHHRTACLLDSPSDGRGPQKEATA; encoded by the coding sequence GTGACCCTGCTCGAAGTCAAGGACCTCGCGGTGCAGTTCAGCACCGCGGAAGGAACCGTACGAGCCGTACGGGGAGTGGACTTCACCGTCGAGGCCGGCCGGACACTGGGCATCGTCGGCGAGTCCGGCTCCGGAAAGTCCGTCACCTCGCTGGCCGTCATGGGCCTGCACCGCGGCGCCGAGGTCACCGGATCGGTCCGCTTCGACGGCACCGAACTGATCGGCGCCCCCGAGGAGACCGTACGAGCCCTGCGCGGCCGGCGGATGGCCATGGTCTTCCAGGACGCGCTCACCTCGCTGCACCCGTACTTCACCATCGGCGACCAGATCTCCGAGGCCTACCAGGCCCACTTCGGCGGCAAGCGCCGCACGGCCTGGGCACGCGCCGTCGAGGTGCTCGGCGACGTCGGCATCCCCGAGCCCGCCCGCCGGGCGGGGGAGTACCCGCACCAGTTCTCCGGCGGCATGCGGCAGCGGGCGATGATCGCGCTGGCGCTGTCCTGCGAGCCCGACCTGATCATCGCCGACGAGCCGACCACGGCCCTGGACGTCACCGTCCAGGCCCAGGTGCTGGAACTGCTGATGAAGCTCCAGCAGGACCGCGGGCTGGGCATCATCATGATCACGCACGACCTCGGCGTGATCGCCCGGGTCGCCGACGAGGTGCTGGTCATGTACGGCGGCTCGGCCGCCGAACAGGCCCCCGCCGAAACGCTGTTCACCGCACCGCGGCACCCCTACACCCGCGGCCTGCTGGACTCGCTGCCCCGCCTGGACGCCGCCGACGGCGACGCCCTGGTCTCCATCCCCGGCAGCCCGCCCTCCCTGCTCGCCCCGCCGGCCGGTTGTCCCTTCCACCCGCGCTGCGCGGTCTACGAGGCAGCCTCCGAGGAAGGCCGCCGGGCCTGCACCGACGAGCGCCCGCCGCTGCGCCTGGTCGCCGAGCACCACCGCACCGCCTGCCTGCTGGACTCGCCGTCCGACGGCCGCGGCCCCCAGAAGGAGGCGACCGCATGA
- a CDS encoding ABC transporter ATP-binding protein, with amino-acid sequence MTDPLLTVQDLGMTFPGPNGTFRRRPGVRAVDGVSFDVRPGETLGLVGESGCGKSTTGRMLVRLLDPTAGRIGFRGQDITRTGQRELRPLRSKLQMIFQDPFASLNPRQTVQQIIAAPLRAQGTEPKRTAAEVRDLVRLVGLAPEHLERYPHQFSGGQAQRIGIARALATRPELVVADEPVSALDVSIQAQIVGLMERLQRELGVAYVFIAHDLAVVKHISHRVAVMYLGRIVEIGDKRQVYDNPAHPYTKALLSAVPLPDPLAERRRERIVLLGDPPSPANPPTGCTFHPRCPKAQDICRTEAPLLQITAPDTARKAACHFPEA; translated from the coding sequence ATGACGGACCCCCTGCTCACCGTGCAGGACCTGGGCATGACCTTTCCCGGCCCGAACGGCACCTTCCGCCGGCGTCCCGGCGTCCGGGCCGTCGACGGGGTCTCCTTCGACGTCCGGCCCGGCGAAACCCTCGGCCTGGTCGGCGAGTCCGGCTGCGGCAAGTCCACCACCGGCCGGATGCTGGTCCGACTGCTCGACCCGACGGCCGGCCGGATCGGCTTCCGCGGGCAGGACATCACCCGCACCGGCCAGCGCGAACTGCGGCCGCTGCGCAGCAAGCTGCAGATGATCTTCCAGGACCCGTTCGCCTCGCTCAACCCCCGGCAGACCGTCCAGCAAATCATCGCGGCCCCGCTGCGGGCCCAGGGCACCGAACCGAAACGGACCGCCGCCGAGGTACGCGACCTCGTCCGGCTGGTCGGCCTCGCCCCCGAACACCTGGAGCGCTACCCGCACCAGTTCTCCGGCGGCCAGGCCCAGCGGATCGGCATCGCCCGCGCGCTCGCCACCCGCCCCGAACTCGTCGTCGCCGACGAGCCGGTCTCCGCCCTCGACGTGTCCATCCAGGCGCAGATCGTCGGCCTGATGGAGCGCCTGCAGCGGGAACTCGGCGTCGCGTACGTGTTCATCGCCCACGACCTCGCCGTGGTGAAACACATCAGCCACCGGGTCGCGGTGATGTACCTCGGCCGGATCGTCGAGATCGGCGACAAGCGCCAGGTGTACGACAACCCCGCACACCCCTACACCAAGGCGCTGCTCTCCGCCGTACCGCTGCCCGACCCGCTGGCCGAACGCCGGCGCGAGCGGATCGTGCTGCTCGGCGACCCGCCGAGCCCCGCCAACCCGCCCACCGGCTGCACCTTCCACCCCAGGTGCCCCAAGGCACAGGACATCTGCCGCACCGAGGCACCGCTCCTGCAGATCACCGCCCCGGACACCGCCCGCAAGGCGGCCTGCCACTTCCCCGAGGCCTGA